The DNA sequence AAGGATTCCATGAATAATTAAAATCTCCTTTTGGCTGAGATTGTCCATTTTCAGTTAATGTAATGGCATATATAGTTCTATTTGGATATTTTTTCTGCAATTCAGTGATATTTCCCGTTTCTACTTGCATTCCCAAAACACATTGCACCCAGTAGCCAGTATGATACTCATTCACCAGTATAATGCCATTTGGATCTATTTTATCATGTATTGAGTTTGCTTTGATTTGCACCAGACTGTTGTATTGATCAGTTGATATGCTTGGCCCCAAATTTGAAAATGTTCCAGCGGCAGTATAAAAACTGGACATTGCAAATACGACTGCTATAATACTAATTAAAGCTATTTTAAATCCTTTTTTAGAAGGATATCTATTTGATAGCCAGTTTTCAATATATTTTAGGCCCAATGGCACAATTAAGGCTATGGGAACAAATGCCAGCCCCATGAATCTGCTCTGGTACTGTGAATCTATTGAAGGTAATGTTGATAACATGATTATAACCGCAGCCATCACTAAATAAACACCTGCTAAAAGCGTTTTGTTTGATAGACTGTTTTTAATGTCAGTCTTCTTTTTTAGTCTATTGTAAAGTACAGATATTGTAGCAAAAACTCCTAAAAGAAATGGTAAGGTTAAAAATATTAGTGGGCTAATTGAACCTCCCATGGCCATATTTGAACTGTTTGTTGATGAATTATTCATAAACGACAGCACTGTTGTGAATTTAGAAAACATCAATGGATATATTGCAAACAAAACTGCCAATCCGGTTATAATTAAAAATCCCAATGCTGCCAATATTTTAATATCAAAAAATTGCATTTTTCGGGTTTTATAAGTTTTTAAAACTAAACTAATCACCAGAATAGATAAAAATAACACAACTGCCATTATTCCCGTATAAATATGAGTAAACATACTGCATACTAGTAATATAATGGTTAAAACTCCATATTTTTTCCATTCTTTTGTATTTTCAAACCATTTAACTGCAAAATATATTAGGAGTAATAAAAAGAAGACCCCCACTAAATTTTGCATGAAATCTCCAATCATTTGAAAGTAAAATGCATTTACTGTTATCAAAAATGCGCTTAGGAGTGCTGGAACCTTAGATTCCATATTTATTTTTTCGCTAAATGTTTCTGTAAGGAAAAATGCAGGAACCGCCATAAGAGACCCGATTAATGCCATTCCTATTTTTATTCCTAAAAATGAATTTCCAGTTAATATTACAAGAGGAGTAAGTACGTAATAAGCGAGTGGAGGGTCGTTACTTACTGGGAAACCTGTTTGAATTATACTTAATACCTGAAGGTCATAAAAAGGCCCATCTCGCCCATAAGAAATATTATAACGAGTTAATACGTACATATCTAATATAAATGAGAATAAAAATATTGCAAATAGGATTATAATCCATGTTTTTTCTTTTATAGTTTTACTAATTTTAAACATAATTTTCATCCAGAGTTTTTTTTGAAAGTTTTCTTTTGACTAAATTAAAAGCAAGACGAGATATAAAGCTTTTCCCAAATTTAACCCAAAAGATGCCTAAATTCAGTTATTTTTAGATGAAAAATATATTAAAAGACCTAAATGCATATTTAACATTTATTAAACTATTAAATAGATTTTAAAATATTATAATTGTTCTAAAATTATTTTCATAATTCAGATTCTTATTTTTAAAGTACTGCAAAAGACTTGGAAAAGATTTGGGTGTAATTGGTATTTTTTGGGGTGAAACTCTGGAAAAAGTACTAATATACATCCTTTAGATAAAAGGAGCTATGAAATTAAGAAATTTGATTATAAAAAACATATACTGGAATAAAGCTCGAAGTTTTCTGGAGGTGAAAATCTAAATATTACATTTTAATCTATTGTGGGGAAGGCGGGAACCCTGCAAGCCGTTGAAAAATCTCTGATTTTTCGGGCATTCGAAAATTTTAATTTTCGATGCATCAAACACTTCGTGTTTAAGTGCTGCAAAATTAACATTTTGCAAGTATCCATTAAGGAGTCGCTTAATTTTTCTCCTGTGATGAGTTTAAAAACCTCTTTTGATCCCCTTTTATATTCACAGGAGACCTCTTTAGATAGGGCGGGAATTCATATTATCCACTGAAAAGATTAATGAACAAATCAACCTTAAAAATGAGTTTATAGTTTTTTAAAGGTATCTCATAACATCTCTATTTTTAAGAGACCTATAAAAAAATGCATGATAACTAAAGGAGTGAAAATAAGATATGATTAATGACATGATTAAATGGAAACCATTGCTAATAGGAATTATCATTGTAACAATACTATATATAATTTCTGACATTGCCTCCGGCCAAAATATGCTACTTTCAGAATTTTTACTGGGCGGAATTACAGTAGGATTCATAATTGGCGAAGACATTAAAAAAGGAGCGATTAATGGAGCCTTAATGGGTTTAATCGCAGGGACTTTAGTTACTGTAATATTACTAATCCTACTTTACAGCCAGGGATATGCACAAATGTTAGGAGCCATGATTGGTACAATACTCCTCTATATTGGTATTGAAATAGTTTTAGGAGTTATTGGGGGAGTTATTGGCTCTATAATAAAATCAGAAGCCATAAAAAGTTAATTTATGTTCAATATCTTATTTTTCTATTTTTTTAATTTACACCATATCTATGAACAAGAAGTCCCATTATTTTAAGAACTAAGACACCAAAAAGAATATATTGAAAGTTTGAATTTTTATAATTAAATAGGGACAAATCATGAAAAAGGTGCTTTGGTGGTTAATCCTTGGTACGAGAGGAGGAATTAATCGTGCTAAAATCATTAGAAAATTAAATGAACGGCCTTACAATGCACATCAGCTTTCTGAAGAGTTAAATGTGAATTACAGGACTATTAGACATCATATTAAAATCTTAGAAGACAGTGAAGTAGTTAAATCTGCTGGAGAAAGGTATGGTAAAATGTATTTTCTTTCAGATAGCATGGAGCAAAGCTATGATGATTTTGAAACTATCTGGAAACAAATACAATATGTAAAAAAATAACAGTTTTGGGGTTAAAATGGCATTAGGACTATTTGGATATGCAGAGATTAAGATTATAGCAATAATTATAGAAACTGCAAATATTGGTCTTCTATTAGGGCTACTTTATCTATATATCAAAAGTTACAGGCAAATAAAGATTGGATTTACAGTAGGACTTATATTATTTGCTTCATTTCTTTTACTTAAAAGTATTTTCACCGTAGGCATCTTAATCGTAGAAAGCGATGCAATTATAGGCCGGCCCATTTATATGGGGGGTATTATCGAATTTATAGCTCTTGCTATCCTTTTAAAAATAACATGGGACTATTAATTCACCCTCTCCTTATTTTTAATTTTATTTCCCATATAATTGGGGAATGATTTGTATATAATTTACAACAAAATTGTAACGAATTTTGAAATAATTACTTAAATACTCTTTTTTAAACAATAGGCCAGGAATTAGAGTAATTGTAAAAAAAATTCATTAAAATTTAAGGAGTATTGAATTATGAAATACATCGGATTAATTTTAAAAAATCCATTTAGGAATAAAACAAGAAGTTCCCTTGCAATTATTGGAATTGCAATTGGAATCGCCACCATTGTGGCCTTAGGTCTTGTAACTGGCGGTCTTAAAGCCTCCACAGAAAACACTTTAAAATCAGGTGGTGCTGAAATAACCGTAATTCAGGCAGGTACCTCTGGTTTTCAGTCAGGAAGCATTAATGCAACGCGTGTTACAGATATTAAGAACATAAGTGGAGTTAAAGACGCTACAGGAGTTTTAAGGACCAGTGCAAAAGTAGAAGGTAGTACAAGTTCAGGATTTGGCGGCTTTCAAATTAATGGAGTTGACAGTAGCAAGCTAAATCTTATGGGCATAGATAGTGTAAATGGAACGATTTACTCAAACAGCAGCGCAAATGAAATAATATTGGGTAAAAATGCGGCTCAAGACATTAATAAAACTGTTGGCGATACCATCACCCTCTTTGGTAAAGATTTCAAGATTACAGGAATATTTGAAACTGGAAATTTCATGCAGGACGGAGGAGCTTTCATGCCATTAGGTAGACTTCAAAACCTAACTGATAACCAAAAAATTAGTTATATAGCAGTAAAGGTGAAAGAAAACGCCAATGTTACCCAAGTAAGTCAAACAATTCAAAATACATATCCTGATGAATTATCCACAACAACCGCTGCAGATCAAGCTGGTAGAATAAATCAAGGATTAAGCTTCATAGATACCGCAACATGGGCAATATCTCTCCTGGCCATAGTTATTGGAGGAGTTGGAGTTATAAATACCATGATAATGTCAGTTTATGAAAGAACCCGTGAGATAGGGGTTTTAAAAGCAGTAGGATGGAGAAGTAGAAGAATACTGGGAATGATATTAGGTGAATCCATCGTGCTTACACTTATCGCCGCATTAGTAGGTATCATACTAGGTATTGTTGGTGTTGAAGTTCTTTTATCCATTACACCATCAACTCAAGGCATAATTGAACCAGCATACTCGCTTGAATTGTTCGTCAGGGCTTTGGGAATAGCTTTCCTTGTTGGAATAATTGGCGGAATTTATCCAGCCTATAGAGCAAGCAGATTAGCACCAACGGAGGCTTTACGCTATGAATAACCAATCAAACATCATCGAAATAAAAGATCTAAAAAAAAGTTATGATAAGGGAAAAATAAAGGCATTAAACGGCATAAATCTTGAAATTAAAAAGGGAGAGTTTGTTTCCATCATCGGGCCGTCCGGTTCTGGAAAATCAACCCTTCTTAACATGATTGGAGCACTGGATAAAGGAGATGAAGGTTCCATAAACGTTGCAGGCATTGATTTAATGCATAAAAAGGATTTAAGCGAGTTTAGATCAGGAGAAATTGGGTTCGTTTTCCAGCTGCATAACCTCATTCCTAATCTGAGCGTTGTGGAAAATGTTCAAATCCCTATGCTTGAAACTCCAATTTCAGGTAAAAAGATGGAAGAACGAGCCTTAGAACTTTTAAAGTCAGTGGAACTTGAAGATAAAATTAATCAGAGGCCCACCAAGCTTTCAGGTGGTGAAAGACAAAGAGTAGCTATAGCCCGGGCTTTAGTGAATCATCCATCCATCATTTTAGCTGATGAACCAACAGGCGCCCTGGATTCAAAAACAGGTGATTTAATATTAAATCTTCTTAAAGACCTCCACAAAAAAGAGAATGTAACTCTGGTCATGGTAACGCACGAACCATATGTAGCTAATATGGCAGATAGAATTATAACCGTGCTTGATGGAAAAATCAGAGAAGAAACCATGAATAACAAACAAGTGAATTGATAATTTGAAGATAGGGCGGGAACCCTCCAAAAATCCTACGGATTTTTGGGGTTCGAAAAATCGGAGCTTTCAAAAACCCATAGGTTTTTGATGTTTGCAAAACAAAGTTTTGCAACCGCAAAAATTGAAAATTTTTGCATGCCCCAAAATCAAAGATTGAGAAAAATGCCGTGCATTTTTCTATATCCCAAAAATCATGGATTTTTGAGGATTTTTGAGGGATTTTTCTCAACCTCCATTTATCTTTTTTTAGGCGGGAAATCTTCAAATTATGTGCTTTAAAAAAAATTAAAATGTTTTCTTTCATTTTTTTTAAGTGAATTATAGATCATGAAGGGTTAAAATGACATTAGAACTATTGGGATGCATTGGAATTAAAACTACGGCCATTATCATAGAAATTGCAAACATTGGTCTTTTATCAGGGTTACTTTATCTTTATACTAAAAGTTACAGACAAATAAAGATAGGTTTTACCATAGGACTTATGCTATTTGCTTTAACTTTACTAATTAGAAGTATTGCCACCATTGCCTTTTTAATCATAGACAATGACGCATTAATAGGTAAACCTATATATATTGGAGGTATTATCGAAGTTATAGCCCTTACCATACTGTTAAAAATTTCCAATACTTAACTGCCCGAAAATCTCCGATTTTCGACGGCTTTTAAAAATAACTTGGGACTACTAAATCCCTAATCTCAATATATTACACTATTTTTTTTGCAGATAATTAAAATAAATATTTAAGGTATTGGGCATTGCTTATTTCTTTTTTAGTGGAAAATTAAATGATGCTAATTTATTAGTTCTATTTTTAATATAGTATAATTGCATTATATTCCTAAATATTATTAGGTGAATCTCATGAAAATTATACAATTTAGAGATGATGGGAAAATAAAAACAGGATTATTAGAAGATGATTACATAACAACGCTTTTATGCTCAGTAACAAGGGCCATTAATTCTCCAGAGATTGATAAATTTAAAAATGATGTTATTTACAAGGTTGAAGATGTTAAAATTAAAGCTCCTATTTCTCCATCTAAAATAGTGTGCGTAGGTTTAAATTACACAGATCATGCAGCAGAACTCAAAATGGAGATTCCAGATGAACCCATAATTTTTATTAAACCAGTTACATCCTTAATTGGACATTTAGATTCTATTATTTATCCAGATTCATCAAGTCAAGTGGATTATGAAGTAGAACTTGGAATAGTAATATCTAAAGAAGCTAAAAATGTGAAAGTTGATGAAGCTGAAAATTTCATAGGAGGTTATACAGTTTTAAATGATGTAACTGCAAGAGATTTACAGCAAAAAGATGTTCAATGGACACGTGCAAAGAGTTTTGATACTTTCTGTCCCATAGGACCATGTATTGAAACTGATTTAAATCCCATGAATCAAGAAATATCTCTTACACTTAATGGTGAAGTTAAACAAAAATCAAACACAAAAAACATGATATTTAATGTTTATGAACTTGTAGAATTTATTTCAGATGTAATGACATTAAAATCCGGAGATATAATTGCAACAGGAACTCCTCCTGGTGTGGGGCCCATGAGTATAGGTGATGCTGTCGCTGCTGAAGTTGAAGGTATTGGAATTCTTAAAAATATTGTAGAATAAAAAGAATTAAAATAAAAACTCGAAAGCATTTAAATGAAAAATGAGGAAATTAACAAGTTTTAGAATCAATTTTATGAGGAATTTCACATAATTGTTCTACTATTCTTGGTAATTCCTTAGAAATATATGCAGGTAATGTTTTAATAAATTCATTATCTGTTAAAATCGATGTTAAAAGTCCAATGATAAAAGCTGGAGGTATTACTCCGCTTTTTTCGGATAGAGCAATTAATTCATTTTCTATTTCTTCCATAATTGTTTCAATAGAATCATCTTTAGAATCTAATGATTTTACAATTGCATGAGCAAATAATTCCGGAACTTTTTCATATTCTTCTAAAATTATGTTAAATTTTCCTAATTTTAAAAAATCATATTCAAGTGCATTAGAAAAACAAATTTTCTCACTTATTAATATAATTTCATTTAAACAATCTCTTGCTTCTTGTAATTTACCTAATTTTTCATTAAGATCACTTAAAATACTTAAAGTTACAGAAGCCCCATAAAGATCTCCTATATGTTTCTTTAATTCTAAACTCTTATTCAAATATTTAAAAGCATTTTTATTATCATTTAAATACATATTTACCTGTCCAAAACTATTATAAGCCTGAGCAAGCATTAAAGCATCAGGATTTTCCTGATTTTCCATAATTTCTATACCTTCTTTGTATCTACTTCCTGATTCTCTAAGATAATCTTCATTATCCTCTTTTACACCGGAAATTAAATATCCATCTGCACTACTTATTAAATAGACAGAACGTACTTCTTCTTCATCATTACCTTCAATTAAATTTTCCAGTTCATTTATGGCGCCTATAACTTGTGAATCTCCCATAGTAGCATACATTTGTACTTTTTTAGCAAGTGAACGCCACTTACCTTCAAAATCATTAATTTTCACTGCTAAATTATAAGCATTTTCATATTCTTCTAATGATTCTTCAATTAAACCAACTTGCCTATATAAAGTACCAATATCTAGACGTAGTACCCATTTTACTGTATCATCGCCCAATTTTTCGACTGCTTTATAAATCATATCAACACGTTTTACAGCATCACTCAAATCGGGCATTCCTCGCAAAGATAATGGTGAGAGTAACTGCCTCATGGTAGCCAGAAAATCACCCCATTCTTCAGCATAATAAATCTGATCAACCATTGGAAAATGATTATTTTTACTTTGGTAATATCTTGCAGCTTTTAAGTGGTATTTCTTCTTATTTGCAATCTTATTATATACATATTGTTTGATTACTGGATGTATACTAAATTTTTCTCCATCAAAATGGAGAAATGAACATCTCACCAATTCATCTTTAATTTCTTCAAAATTTTCTATTTCACTCACAAATTTAATTGCTTCTTCATCAAAATAAGAATCAAAAACAGACAACTTTTGAATCATAGTCTGTTCAGATTTGTTTAAATCATTATATGATACACTTAATGCTAATTCAATTCCTTTTAACGTATAAGATTTTATTTTATTTAATATAACATTTATAGAATTGCTTAAAAGCATTTGAGCTACCAATACCAATGCAAGAGGATGACCCTCTATTACTCTACAAATCTCGTTAATATATTCAAAATTTGATTCATCAATTATTACATCCATAGATTCAGCTAATTGATAAAAAAGTTCAAAAGATTCCTCTAAACTTAATTTATATAATTGAATTTTTTTCCAATTCATAACAAGAGGATTATTACGGGCCGTAATTATAGCCCTAGTTGGCCTTGGAATAAACTTGATAAACTCTGAAATCTCTTCATCTTCTTCTACATCCTCAAAGTTATCAAAAACTATCAATAAACTCTTTGATTTCAAATATTGATATATATGTGATTTCAAATTTTCTATTTTATCACAATTAAGTTTTTGATCAGAACATATCTGATCTAATATCTTGTTTAAGGATTTTCCCCCTTTTAAATCAATCCAAATAATTTCATCATTAAAGCGCCAGTGCTGTCTCAAAATATATTGCTTCAAAAGAGATGTTTTACCAATACCTCCAGAACCCCAAATTACAATACAATTAGTTTTAGTCGATGAAACAGATTTCGATAATTTTATTAACTGTTCTGCTCTTCCCACAAAATTAGGTTCATAATATTTGTTTTCAAATAATATATGCTGTGAATGAGGTTCATGTAAATCTATAAATCCATTATCATGAATAAAAATTTCTTCTATCAAGTTCGAAGCATAAAGAGTGGGTATAAACCAAGTATTGTCTCTGTAAATCACTTTTCGTCCTTGCATTACGGCATGGGTTAAATTTTTTGAATTTGATAAAGAGTTATAAAAATGCTCTACAAATTTGACTGCAGATTTTAATGGAACTGAAAATTGCATTGCAACTACTGATGGTATGCCTGCTTGAATTAATGCAGGAGCAATGCTATTGAAGACATTTGTACCTATTGTAGAAGATTGGCATGCTGTAAGAACTATTAATTTGATATTGGTGGAAGAAAAAACATTAGAAATAATGTCAGAATCTATTAAATCGTATTTCAAGAATTCATCTTCAAATACAAGATAACCTTTTCCATCCTGAAATGCACCATGTCCGTCAAAGTGAACTATATGATATTCATTGTTATCTAGAGCTTTAACAAGAGAATTATGTGTTGGAGGGTTAAGAAAATCAATGATAACAGTATTATTGAGTTTTAATGAATATAATCCTTTAACTACTGCTTCACCTTCAATTAAATTATCCAATTTATCTACGTTTAAAGGTCTAGAAATAATGATTAATATTCGCAGTGGTAATGAAATATTTATTGAGCTACTTTCAGCACCTTCAATGCATCTTACAAGATTTAATTTTCCAGAAGATACCAAAAATCTATTTTCATCATGAAGGAGCTCCCAAGGTAAACCTAAAATTTCAATAGATCTCTTACTAAAAATTAATTTTAAGTTTACAGATTCGCCGCTTAATTGCCTTTTAATTTCTTCATAATTACTCAATATCTCATTTTTAAATATTAACTTATAAAGCTGTTTACCAATCTCTTTTTCAATATCCCAGACAGATATTCCCCTATCTAGTCTTTTTAAAAATTCTTTTTCATCTTGGCTTAATTTAAAAGAATCTATGACATTTCCTGTAGAAAAATTAGCATTAATTGTGAATTCACTGCCATTATTAGTATCTAAAAATAAATCTATTGTTTTAGAGATTGGATCCATTATATCACACCTATGAAATCAATTATATAAATTCATTTGTGGTAAGACATTATAAAGATTTAAATTAATCTTTTATAACCTAAAATTTTATTTTTATCCTCGATTGCAAAGCATCTCTCTGGATTAGACGTTTTAAGAGCTTTACAATTTTCTAAAGTCCTTTTTTCTTCTCTTTCAAATGCACTATGATCTATTCTAATTACATCTTCTAGATCATCGTCTTTCATTATTTTTATATGCATAAAATCCCTCAAAAAGTTAAAAAAGAAAAATT is a window from the Methanobacterium sp. genome containing:
- a CDS encoding winged helix-turn-helix transcriptional regulator, which gives rise to MKKVLWWLILGTRGGINRAKIIRKLNERPYNAHQLSEELNVNYRTIRHHIKILEDSEVVKSAGERYGKMYFLSDSMEQSYDDFETIWKQIQYVKK
- a CDS encoding CHAT domain-containing protein; the encoded protein is MDPISKTIDLFLDTNNGSEFTINANFSTGNVIDSFKLSQDEKEFLKRLDRGISVWDIEKEIGKQLYKLIFKNEILSNYEEIKRQLSGESVNLKLIFSKRSIEILGLPWELLHDENRFLVSSGKLNLVRCIEGAESSSINISLPLRILIIISRPLNVDKLDNLIEGEAVVKGLYSLKLNNTVIIDFLNPPTHNSLVKALDNNEYHIVHFDGHGAFQDGKGYLVFEDEFLKYDLIDSDIISNVFSSTNIKLIVLTACQSSTIGTNVFNSIAPALIQAGIPSVVAMQFSVPLKSAVKFVEHFYNSLSNSKNLTHAVMQGRKVIYRDNTWFIPTLYASNLIEEIFIHDNGFIDLHEPHSQHILFENKYYEPNFVGRAEQLIKLSKSVSSTKTNCIVIWGSGGIGKTSLLKQYILRQHWRFNDEIIWIDLKGGKSLNKILDQICSDQKLNCDKIENLKSHIYQYLKSKSLLIVFDNFEDVEEDEEISEFIKFIPRPTRAIITARNNPLVMNWKKIQLYKLSLEESFELFYQLAESMDVIIDESNFEYINEICRVIEGHPLALVLVAQMLLSNSINVILNKIKSYTLKGIELALSVSYNDLNKSEQTMIQKLSVFDSYFDEEAIKFVSEIENFEEIKDELVRCSFLHFDGEKFSIHPVIKQYVYNKIANKKKYHLKAARYYQSKNNHFPMVDQIYYAEEWGDFLATMRQLLSPLSLRGMPDLSDAVKRVDMIYKAVEKLGDDTVKWVLRLDIGTLYRQVGLIEESLEEYENAYNLAVKINDFEGKWRSLAKKVQMYATMGDSQVIGAINELENLIEGNDEEEVRSVYLISSADGYLISGVKEDNEDYLRESGSRYKEGIEIMENQENPDALMLAQAYNSFGQVNMYLNDNKNAFKYLNKSLELKKHIGDLYGASVTLSILSDLNEKLGKLQEARDCLNEIILISEKICFSNALEYDFLKLGKFNIILEEYEKVPELFAHAIVKSLDSKDDSIETIMEEIENELIALSEKSGVIPPAFIIGLLTSILTDNEFIKTLPAYISKELPRIVEQLCEIPHKIDSKTC
- a CDS encoding fumarylacetoacetate hydrolase family protein, with translation MKIIQFRDDGKIKTGLLEDDYITTLLCSVTRAINSPEIDKFKNDVIYKVEDVKIKAPISPSKIVCVGLNYTDHAAELKMEIPDEPIIFIKPVTSLIGHLDSIIYPDSSSQVDYEVELGIVISKEAKNVKVDEAENFIGGYTVLNDVTARDLQQKDVQWTRAKSFDTFCPIGPCIETDLNPMNQEISLTLNGEVKQKSNTKNMIFNVYELVEFISDVMTLKSGDIIATGTPPGVGPMSIGDAVAAEVEGIGILKNIVE
- a CDS encoding ABC transporter permease, producing MKYIGLILKNPFRNKTRSSLAIIGIAIGIATIVALGLVTGGLKASTENTLKSGGAEITVIQAGTSGFQSGSINATRVTDIKNISGVKDATGVLRTSAKVEGSTSSGFGGFQINGVDSSKLNLMGIDSVNGTIYSNSSANEIILGKNAAQDINKTVGDTITLFGKDFKITGIFETGNFMQDGGAFMPLGRLQNLTDNQKISYIAVKVKENANVTQVSQTIQNTYPDELSTTTAADQAGRINQGLSFIDTATWAISLLAIVIGGVGVINTMIMSVYERTREIGVLKAVGWRSRRILGMILGESIVLTLIAALVGIILGIVGVEVLLSITPSTQGIIEPAYSLELFVRALGIAFLVGIIGGIYPAYRASRLAPTEALRYE
- a CDS encoding DUF5518 domain-containing protein, which translates into the protein MINDMIKWKPLLIGIIIVTILYIISDIASGQNMLLSEFLLGGITVGFIIGEDIKKGAINGALMGLIAGTLVTVILLILLYSQGYAQMLGAMIGTILLYIGIEIVLGVIGGVIGSIIKSEAIKS
- a CDS encoding glycosyltransferase family 39 protein gives rise to the protein MFKISKTIKEKTWIIILFAIFLFSFILDMYVLTRYNISYGRDGPFYDLQVLSIIQTGFPVSNDPPLAYYVLTPLVILTGNSFLGIKIGMALIGSLMAVPAFFLTETFSEKINMESKVPALLSAFLITVNAFYFQMIGDFMQNLVGVFFLLLLIYFAVKWFENTKEWKKYGVLTIILLVCSMFTHIYTGIMAVVLFLSILVISLVLKTYKTRKMQFFDIKILAALGFLIITGLAVLFAIYPLMFSKFTTVLSFMNNSSTNSSNMAMGGSISPLIFLTLPFLLGVFATISVLYNRLKKKTDIKNSLSNKTLLAGVYLVMAAVIIMLSTLPSIDSQYQSRFMGLAFVPIALIVPLGLKYIENWLSNRYPSKKGFKIALISIIAVVFAMSSFYTAAGTFSNLGPSISTDQYNSLVQIKANSIHDKIDPNGIILVNEYHTGYWVQCVLGMQVETGNITELQKKYPNRTIYAITLTENGQSQPKGDFNYSWNPLLPYSFPFGGITLNSQDKQNSGLPDHQDLNMKNNMTGPPSMSLGNKNGFNRSSSSPPGNFTGQNAGSMNKPGNNLNQDYSKYGTLISSENNIKVYKIS
- a CDS encoding ABC transporter ATP-binding protein, which encodes MNNQSNIIEIKDLKKSYDKGKIKALNGINLEIKKGEFVSIIGPSGSGKSTLLNMIGALDKGDEGSINVAGIDLMHKKDLSEFRSGEIGFVFQLHNLIPNLSVVENVQIPMLETPISGKKMEERALELLKSVELEDKINQRPTKLSGGERQRVAIARALVNHPSIILADEPTGALDSKTGDLILNLLKDLHKKENVTLVMVTHEPYVANMADRIITVLDGKIREETMNNKQVN